One region of Halodesulfovibrio sp. MK-HDV genomic DNA includes:
- a CDS encoding class I SAM-dependent rRNA methyltransferase gives MKQLILKKGEDRRIRLGHLWIFSNEVDTQKSPIKEFEPGESAVIVNAQGRPIGSAYVNPNSLICARMISTRPHEGLTEALLDKRISQALTLRESMFDRPFYRMVFAEGDFLPGLVIDRYDDLLVVQLTTAGMEKMKDQITSVLCNILRPKAILYRNDSANRPLEGLDRYVEQAVGTVPAKIAIEENGVKFEVPMIEGQKTGWFYDQRTNRRDFASFCKGKRVLDAFCYAGSFGCNAVKAGAKEVTFLDASKIALDAAVHNAASTVLLIK, from the coding sequence ATGAAACAATTAATTCTCAAGAAAGGTGAAGACCGTCGTATCCGCCTCGGCCACCTCTGGATATTCAGCAACGAAGTAGATACCCAAAAAAGCCCTATCAAAGAATTCGAACCGGGTGAAAGCGCCGTTATTGTCAACGCTCAAGGGCGTCCAATCGGCTCAGCATACGTGAACCCGAACTCACTCATTTGCGCTCGAATGATCAGCACACGTCCTCACGAAGGACTCACTGAAGCACTTCTCGATAAGCGCATCTCTCAGGCACTTACCCTGCGTGAGTCCATGTTCGACAGACCATTCTACCGTATGGTTTTCGCTGAAGGCGACTTCCTCCCGGGTCTGGTAATCGACCGCTACGACGACCTGCTTGTAGTGCAGCTTACCACTGCTGGTATGGAAAAAATGAAAGACCAGATTACATCTGTTCTCTGCAATATTCTGCGCCCTAAAGCGATTCTTTACCGTAACGACTCTGCAAACCGCCCGCTCGAAGGTCTCGACCGTTATGTTGAGCAGGCAGTAGGCACCGTTCCTGCTAAAATCGCTATTGAAGAAAACGGTGTAAAATTTGAAGTGCCTATGATTGAAGGCCAGAAAACCGGATGGTTCTACGATCAGCGTACCAACCGCCGTGACTTCGCTTCTTTCTGTAAAGGCAAACGCGTTCTGGATGCATTCTGTTACGCTGGCAGCTTCGGCTGTAACGCTGTTAAAGCTGGCGCAAAAGAAGTTACCTTCCTCGACGCTTCCAAAATTGCTCTTGATGCCGCAGTACACAACGCAGCCTCAACGGTTCTCCTGATAAAGTAG